The segment CCACGTCAACATTATTGATACACCCGGTCACGTTGATTTTACCGTTGAAGTAAATCGCTCACTGCGTGTGTTGGATGGACTTGTGTTTTTGTTCAGTGCAGTTGATGGTGTTGAGCCGCAATCTGAAACGAACTGGCGCCTGGCTGATAATTACAAAGTAGCACGTATTGGTTTTGTAAATAAAATGGACCGTGCCGGGGCTGACTTCCTTGGTGTTTGCAAGCAAGTGAAGGAGAAATTGGGCAGCAAGGCTGTGGCCCTGCAATTGCCAATTGGTGCCGAGGAGAACTTCAAAGGGGTTGTTGATCTGGTGAACAACCGGGGTATTATATGGAATGAAGAGGACAAAGGGATGACTTTCCAGGTTGTTCCTATTCCGGAAGATATGGTAGAGGAGGCAAAGGAATACCGCGAGAAACTTCTGGAAGCCGTGGCTGAGTATGATGAGTCGCTGATGGAAAAATTCTTCAACGATCCTGAAACCATTACGGAAACAGAGGTAATTACCGCGCTCCGTAAAGCTACCATTGACATGGCCATCGTTCCGATGGTTTGTGGTTCGTCCTTCAAAAATAAGGGCGTTCAAACCATGCTGGATTACGTGATGGAGTTATTACCATCACCGCTCGATAAGGATAATATTATCGGAACAAACCCGGATGATGAATCGGAAGTAACCATTAAGCCTGACGATAAAGAACCATTTACAGCGCTTGCATTTAAAATCGCTACCGACCCATTTGTTGGTCGCTTGTGCTTCATCCGTGCCTATTCTGGTGTGCTGGAGTCAGGATCATACGTTTTTAATACGCGTTCCAATCAAAAAGAAAGGATTTCTCGCGTATTCCAAATGCATGCTAACAAGCAAAACCAGATTGAGCGCTTAACCGCTGGTGATATTGGAGCGGTAGTTGGTTTTAAGGACATCAAAACAGGGGATACGCTTTGCGATGAGAAACGTAAAGTGGTATTGGAGTCAATGGTATTCCCTGAGCCTGTAATTGGTTATGCTATTGAACCTAAGAAACAGGCCGATGTGGATAAGTTAGGTATGGCAATCTCTAAACTTGTTGAAGAGGATCCTACCCTTCGCGTACACACCGATCAGGAAACAGGGCAAACCATCCTTCGTGGTATGGGTGAATTGCACCTTGAAATTATTATTGATCGTTTGAAGCGCGAATTCAAAGTGGAGATCAATCAAGGTGCTCCGCAAGTCGCATACAAAGAATGGCTTACCTCTTCTGTTGAGCATAAGGAAGTTTACAAAAAGCAAACCGGTGGTCGTGGTAAGTTTGCTGATATTGTGTTTGAGATTGGCCCCCGCGAAGATGGAAAAGAAGGACTTGAGTTTATTAACGATATTGTTGGTGGTGTAATTCCCCGTGAATTTATCCAGCCTGTACAAAAAGGTTTCGAGCAGGCTATGGTTAACGGGCCGCTTGCTGGTTACCCGATCGATTCAATGAAAGTAAGGTTGTTCCACGGTTCTTACCACGATGTTGACTCTGATTCGCTTTCGTTTGAACTGGCAGCACGCATTGGTTTCAAGGAAGCTGCTAAAAAATGTAACCCGCAATTGCTGGAGCCTATCATGAGCGTGGAAGTGTTGACTCCTGATGAGTTTACGGGTTCTGTAACCGGTGATTTGAACAGGAGACGTGGTGTCATGAAAGGTATGGATAGCCGTGGCGGTGCCCAGGTAATTAAAGCTGACGTTCCGCTGGCCGAACTTTTCGGATATGTTACTGATTTGCGAACCATTACTTCAGGTCGTGCATCGGCTACGTTAACGTTCTCGCATTATGCACCGGTTCCGAAAAACCTTGCCGAAAAAGTAATTGACGAAGTAAAAGGCGCTGTTGCCGCAAAATAAATATCTAAAAGACGTTTAGATCATGAACCAGAAAATCAGAATCAAACTCAAGTCTTACGACCATAATTTGGTTGATAAGTCATCTGAGAAAATTGTGCGAGCAGTAAAAGCAACTGGCGCAGTAGTGAGCGGCCCCATTCCTTTGCCTACAGAAAAGGAAAAATTCACGGTGTTACGTTCGCCTCACGTAAACAAAAAGTCTCGTGAGCAATTTCAACTGTGTACCTATAAGCGCCTGGTTGACATTTACTCAAACAGTGCAAAAACTGTGGATGCCTTGATGAAACTTGAACTTCCTAGTGGTGTTGATGTAGAAATCAAAGTGTAGTTTCATTTTTCTATGAATTTAAAAAGCGGCCACCAGCACGATGTACTGGTGGCTTTCTTTTTTATTGAAGTTTTTTATGAAAGTATAGCGTGTGTT is part of the Cyclobacteriaceae bacterium genome and harbors:
- the fusA gene encoding elongation factor G, giving the protein MARDLKYTRNIGIAAHIDAGKTTTTERILYYAGVNHKIGEVHDGAATMDWMAQEQERGITITSAATTVYWNYKGNKYHVNIIDTPGHVDFTVEVNRSLRVLDGLVFLFSAVDGVEPQSETNWRLADNYKVARIGFVNKMDRAGADFLGVCKQVKEKLGSKAVALQLPIGAEENFKGVVDLVNNRGIIWNEEDKGMTFQVVPIPEDMVEEAKEYREKLLEAVAEYDESLMEKFFNDPETITETEVITALRKATIDMAIVPMVCGSSFKNKGVQTMLDYVMELLPSPLDKDNIIGTNPDDESEVTIKPDDKEPFTALAFKIATDPFVGRLCFIRAYSGVLESGSYVFNTRSNQKERISRVFQMHANKQNQIERLTAGDIGAVVGFKDIKTGDTLCDEKRKVVLESMVFPEPVIGYAIEPKKQADVDKLGMAISKLVEEDPTLRVHTDQETGQTILRGMGELHLEIIIDRLKREFKVEINQGAPQVAYKEWLTSSVEHKEVYKKQTGGRGKFADIVFEIGPREDGKEGLEFINDIVGGVIPREFIQPVQKGFEQAMVNGPLAGYPIDSMKVRLFHGSYHDVDSDSLSFELAARIGFKEAAKKCNPQLLEPIMSVEVLTPDEFTGSVTGDLNRRRGVMKGMDSRGGAQVIKADVPLAELFGYVTDLRTITSGRASATLTFSHYAPVPKNLAEKVIDEVKGAVAAK
- the rpsJ gene encoding 30S ribosomal protein S10, which codes for MNQKIRIKLKSYDHNLVDKSSEKIVRAVKATGAVVSGPIPLPTEKEKFTVLRSPHVNKKSREQFQLCTYKRLVDIYSNSAKTVDALMKLELPSGVDVEIKV